The Lolium rigidum isolate FL_2022 chromosome 1, APGP_CSIRO_Lrig_0.1, whole genome shotgun sequence region GCGAGACCCATCCAACCTCCGACTCATTCTTCACAAAGGGAAGCCACGCgatttagagcatccccactcgttggcgctccccacgtctaaatccggcgaaattttcgtccggattggaggaagatttggcgtggggaggagtagtttcccagccgcgtgcccaggcgaagtcgacgatgcgaatttgaaaaacggaaacttgacacactacggctaaaaacgggtgaatatagactaaatttaatgatatttattgtataacgggcggagttcatacatagaggccgaattcgactatatttcgaattcggctaggggaattcaaatgctaattttaaaacacggggctctacatgccgaaatggcggtagaacaccgtgtagtcgccgccgtcgtcgtcggagccgtcgtcgtcggagccgtcgtccttgaccttcggctgcgcggcctggctgctgctgccctggccggcgtctccccaccccggggatggcttgtaccattcgtcgtcggaggactcgaggtcgacgaaggggacagcgacgccagatggaggtgtcgcaggacggcggtagggcgcgacatcgtcgtcggcggttggagcggcgcgggcggcgagttggcgtgcggcggccaggtccagcagccgccgccggctGCTCCGCCTCCCTCGCGCTCCCGGTCCGCGCCTGGACCAGTCCcgatgcggcgtcgtccgcgcgcttctcctcctccatgtccttcggcgacccggcgatcgcctccgccatcgcggcgtcctccgcgcgcttcgcctcctcctcggcgagctggtttgcggcggcctctttcttcgtcttcttccggccgctcgcggcgcggaaggctggtcgcggatgacgagggcgccgctgctgcgcccttcggtcggcggcggagacgccggctccttcttcacgcgcgccggcgtcgaaggcgacgtcgcctccttcttcaccggcgccaaggatgacctcggcgccgatccgaagacgacgagctggcagccatgcgccgtggccgccggacgtttcccggcggcggctcgccgatgccctcgatgcagggggcatcgtgagcaccgggtagttgccgccctcgatgtgctcgaggacgttcgccggccgtcctatccggcgcgctccaccaacgtcggcggcccgcggcgttgttgcgcggaggcggaggcggcgggccgtcgtatgaggcgagctcccgctcccaccactggaggaagtaggagttccacgccgtgtagttgtcggggtggtggcgcggctcggcgcgctcctcgtccgtcatGGTCATctgcgcctcctcgatggcgacgtcgagggcgtggccccgaggcggcggcgggattggtacgccgccagcactgagccgccacccgccgcctggaggcctcgtgtccggcgggcaggggtaccccgcctggtggaggaggtgcccctcccacgcgtggagcgaccggcgggggaagccgttgttggctgcgccgtcgttgtcgtagaacgccatcgggagagtagagggagagtggagggagagtggagcacggggtacgccttgCGGCGAGCGGAGCAgcgtatataggcgcggctggcgcgggggattaatgccgcgtggaatgcgacgcgtccgcggcgagctgaccggcggcagcctttactgcgcgcgaaagatgatgcgtgcgcggaagacgacgacattaactcgccgcgtggccggcgaatgcggaccggcggcaggcttttacggcgcgcggaagacgatgcgatgaggacgacgatcgatttctctcgccgacaagttggggccaccggacgcgcgggaagtttcctcggtatttcccgcgctttcgtttcgtccggagtccccgagcgctccccggggggccggggatggcgtgggatcgccggatgaatttaggcccaaatccggacgaaaacgaggaaccgggggcgcgactgggccgaattacgccgtccggatggaaaaaaaggctcgccggggggacgagtggagatgctcttagagcatctccagtcgcgtcccccaaaccgtcccccaaagcgatttggggcgcgccggacaaaaaaagcgttccagccgcgtcccccaaagccctttttcgtccggcgcgcccccattcggtgtccggcgccccgagcccgtccccgtcccacaggggacgcaccggggacgccggacacaacgaaaagcgaggcgaggaggcgcggggccgacccgtcagcggcacaattaatttaaacctaaccgtcgcctacctcgcgacggaagttattggcgcgcagccgacggtgcagcttcccgcagaggcgcagccgacgcgtcccgtcgcgcctagctctgcgtgccggcgttaatgagcgccaccgctcctccgcctccctccggcctataaaaaggggcgcctctcatcgtccctctcacacacaaaccctagcgcctctctcccaaaccctagccgccaccatctctcaacaagactcgacgctatgtctggtagaggcggaggcggacctcgcggccgcggccgtggtcgtggtcgtggtcgtggtcgtggccgcggcgcagctgaacgctcgccgtcgccttccacgccgccgccttcatcatcgtcggagatggacgtggagccggacgtcccgttcgagttcgtccacgtcctcaagggcgacccgcgcggcatccggaggctgccggactccttcgccgagtacgtcggcggcgtacgcccgcgcacgatgcatctgcgggagcattcgtgcggctaccgccggtggatcgtcaaggcgatctacgacgcgcgcggcaagatgtacttcaacatcggctgggagaagttcgcgcgccaccacagcctccaagccggcttcatcctcgtgttctcctacttcggcaacagggacatgagcgtcaaggtcttcgacgagaggcgccgcctccgggactaccacgtcgacagggacgacgacgagcaccgacgaggaggacgaccgaatgagtgttgtttcttcgcagcgaatacgtgcacggaggtttctgcctgttcgcctcatcggtagaaccaacaagggcaccatcctcccgctggattttccagcttaggtgatcgggtgtgccctcgagtgttctttcttagcagcgaacacacgaaaccttcgatgcacggcctagttaggtttagtttctttgcaatattttatatttgtgtccaccatggttcaaactatgtattagtttgtggaaaaccatgttccaaactgtgttttcgtgtaaaccacgttccaaattatgtattagtttgtggaaattgaaataaaaatgctagaaaaattattttaaatgtttggggcggcgtttgagggacgcggctggggagcgacgtcccccaaacgcggcacgaacgaaacacgtcccccaaacgctcgatccggcgcggtttgggggacgcggctggagatgctcttacgcctAGATTTCCAGGACATTGCCTGGCTACTGCAAGACCAGGAATCTTCTACCCGTAGCATCAGTGGCTGTGAGGCAACTTTCTATTAATATTATTATTAACGTTCTGTGCATCCGCAGATGCCGGAAGGCCTGCGCTTCGTCTTTTATCAGAAAAAACTGGTGATAAAAAAAACTGAAAGTATTTAGGAAAATGGATGACACTAGTACATGGAACTGTTCAGTGTAATTTTCAGAGAACTCATCTATATATGGAgtcgaaagggattatatatGTAACAGGAATCCACAAACAGGTAACGGCAGGCTGTTCAGTATTACAGTTTAGCAGGGATGTCGATGAAGCGCCTTTTCTAACGGGGCATCAGACCCTAGATGACCCCAGCTTGCGCTCAAAGAGTCGGCGCAGCAGGTAGACCTGGATGACGCTGGCCGCAATAAGCGCGGCTGACTCGAAGAGCGCCTTGTGGATGGCCCTCCTGCTCATGTTCTCGTTCACTGCAGCACAACACAGCAGGAAATGAACCGTTAGCTGGTGATGTGATGGAACCTAACTTAACACAAAGATTTTGAATTATATGATGGCAAACACCAGCAATCCTAAATTTCTTTCGTACTATAGTCCACCTTGTATATTGCTAGTGTAAGTTAACCTTGCCATAGACAAACAAGAACCACCAAAGACTATCATATCACTCAAGTAAACATTTAGTGCTTTGCATGATGCATCCTTAACAAGCTGTATATGCCACAGGCAGTAAATGCTCGTAATGTCAGCAAAATCACCAGAGTGTATTTCTAGACAGATGAGGAGAGACTTACAAATTGCTTGCCGGTCGGTTTGGGCCTCTAGCCAGTGCTGCTCGAACTGAATGTTGTAAAGTGCTTCATCCAACTTTGCAATTTGTTCGAACAAAGGTGCAAAATGTTCTGCATCAAGTCCACGAAagacaaggatgatgatatgtttTGATTCACATAAATTATATTAGGAAAGCTTCAGAAGTTCTTACCATCTTTGGCATGTTGTTCGAAATATGAATAGTGGCCAACATGCACGTCAAAGTCTATGGTTTCATGGTATGGGGATTTATTGGTGAAGCAGAAGCGGTGGACACCTCTCTTCTGAACTATGAAATCAAACTTATCACTAGTCTTGTCACGAGAATCCCGGACTTGAGCTCCACTAGAATCTTTAACCTGTCATTAGTCAAGATTGAGCAAAAACTTAACTGTATGGCATACAATAACTTCACGAGTACATCGATAATGAAATGTGCAATGCGGTCTAGTTCACTTCACAGTCGAGCTAAGTTTTACAAATACCTAATGAATTAATGACCATAAGAAGATTGATGTAGTTGCATAAATAGGCAAACAAGGAGGAAATGTCATAGCAAGGCATTTCATTTTTCCAGAAAGCATCCTTATATAGGAAGACGCTCACAAAAATCACGAAGTGTTTCAAGAAAAACTATTAAATCAGGTTCAAAGTGTTCCTCTACACTCGAATAAAACTACCACGGCAGGAACAGAATTCCAGGTAAAATAGCAGTAGCTGGAGAAGTAAAAGATCCTAGCAAAAGAAAGCAAGCGCACCGAGAAGTAAACAAATCTCAGTGCAGACCACATACCAAATTACCAATAAAGTTAAGATAGTTACCAGCAAAACACAATTTCTATACCTAAATAGATGCCTCTCATGTCATAATTTCCTGCCTTTTCCGTGCGTAATCTCGCCAGGCGGTCACAGCCTACAGTCTCGCTTTCTCTCGCATTTTCCTTCGTACATGTGGCCCGTTTTTCCTGTCTAAGCTACCAGCCCTAGTTTTAGTATATTTCTACTTGGGATGTATATTCCTAGAAGAAGCCCTTCTCTCGAATAAAACTATCACGGTCACAGTATGAAGGTCAGTTCATGTTCCGTTCATTTTGTTTGTCTATGGTAATAATGGCATTGACGGTACATATTGGCAAGTATTGGTATCCAATGTTTCCGTGGGGTGATTATCATATATTTTAAAGATCTTATACTATGCATTTATCACACGACAGTGGCCAATCTTCTATTCATGTAA contains the following coding sequences:
- the LOC124678865 gene encoding transmembrane emp24 domain-containing protein p24beta2-like; this translates as MEGLSWRRVCVLVLCIIPFFRSAAGIRFVIDREECFSHNVDYEGDTLHVSFVVIKADTPWHYSEDGVDLVVKDSSGAQVRDSRDKTSDKFDFIVQKRGVHRFCFTNKSPYHETIDFDVHVGHYSYFEQHAKDEHFAPLFEQIAKLDEALYNIQFEQHWLEAQTDRQAILNENMSRRAIHKALFESAALIAASVIQVYLLRRLFERKLGSSRV